A stretch of Candidatus Rokuibacteriota bacterium DNA encodes these proteins:
- a CDS encoding mandelate racemase/muconate lactonizing enzyme family protein: MKITGVEAIPLAIPLRPMTPPSAWTDGVRKQIVVRVKTDAGLLGLGEAFAYGAPLAVCNVIAESLAPMLIGQDPARIEALADLMHRGTMIYGRRGLAMFAISGVEIALWDLLGKVRGAPVYELLGGATRPRLPVYASLMRYDSPEEVAQACRHYAARGFTMLKLHQTDVLSVRAARQAVGDGVDLMLDTNCPWTPDEAIAMARALEPCRLFWLEEPVWPPEDYRGLARVARATETPIASGENESTLYGFRELIDAGAADILQPSITKVGGISEFRKIAALAQAANLPIAPHSFYVGPGLAATLHVAAALGGAMPVEFPTGEHETPFLTKPIVARDGHVEAPAGPGLGVEINAEALRRYPYSTGGAEPFVLHR, from the coding sequence ATGAAGATCACCGGGGTCGAGGCCATCCCGCTCGCGATCCCCCTCAGGCCCATGACGCCGCCCTCGGCGTGGACGGATGGCGTGCGGAAACAGATCGTGGTGCGGGTGAAGACGGACGCAGGCCTGCTGGGCCTCGGCGAGGCCTTCGCCTACGGCGCGCCGCTCGCCGTCTGCAACGTGATCGCCGAGAGCCTGGCGCCGATGCTCATCGGCCAGGACCCCGCGCGGATCGAGGCGCTGGCGGACCTCATGCACCGAGGCACGATGATCTACGGGCGCCGCGGGCTCGCCATGTTCGCCATCAGTGGCGTCGAGATCGCGCTGTGGGATCTCCTGGGCAAGGTCCGCGGCGCGCCCGTGTACGAGCTGCTCGGCGGGGCCACGCGGCCGCGGCTGCCCGTCTACGCGAGCCTCATGCGCTACGACTCCCCGGAGGAGGTGGCGCAGGCCTGCCGGCACTACGCGGCGCGGGGTTTCACCATGCTCAAGCTGCATCAGACGGATGTACTCTCCGTGCGCGCGGCGCGGCAGGCCGTCGGTGACGGCGTCGATCTCATGCTCGACACCAATTGCCCGTGGACGCCGGACGAGGCCATCGCCATGGCCCGCGCGCTCGAGCCCTGCCGGCTCTTCTGGCTGGAGGAGCCGGTGTGGCCGCCCGAGGATTACCGCGGCCTCGCCCGCGTGGCCCGCGCCACCGAGACGCCCATCGCCTCGGGAGAGAACGAGTCCACGCTCTACGGTTTCCGCGAGCTCATCGACGCCGGTGCCGCCGACATCCTCCAGCCGAGCATCACCAAGGTGGGCGGCATCTCGGAGTTCAGGAAGATCGCCGCGCTGGCCCAGGCGGCGAATCTCCCCATCGCCCCGCATTCCTTCTACGTGGGGCCCGGGCTGGCGGCCACGCTCCACGTGGCGGCGGCCCTAGGCGGCGCCATGCCGGTGGAGTTCCCCACCGGCGAGCACGAGACACCCTTCCTCACGAAGCCCATCGTGGCCCGTGACGGCCACGTCGAGGCCCCGGCGGGCCCGGGCCTCGGCGTCGAGATCAACGCGGAGGCGCTCCGGCGCTATCCCTACTCAACGGGCGGCGCCGAGCCCTTCGTCCTTCACCGCTGA
- a CDS encoding IclR family transcriptional regulator, with protein MTQVGTRQPNVIQTIARAVDVLYWLAGNPRPVKLSEISRHFHLSKAVAHRLLATLEGKALVSRNPRDRLYSLGGGIATLASSLLYRGDLVSRSQEAMQRLWEALGETVSLNIRIDFQRFCVSQLESPRSLRYTLPLGTPLPLYCGAIGKTLLAMMAGEEIERYLEVTPLVRLGPNTPLDPTRLREELRDIRGRGYATALEETGPGGGGVAAPILDVGHQCVAALGVFAPVSRIPVERLREMGELVLREARAISERLGYLTAPATPREASRGPDPRLPNIQPSVGASHESTAR; from the coding sequence ATGACCCAGGTCGGGACGAGGCAGCCAAACGTCATCCAGACGATCGCCAGAGCCGTCGATGTCCTGTACTGGCTGGCCGGGAACCCGCGGCCCGTGAAGCTCTCCGAGATCTCCCGGCACTTCCACCTGAGCAAGGCCGTCGCCCATCGCCTGCTCGCCACGCTCGAGGGGAAGGCTCTCGTCAGCAGGAACCCGCGCGACCGCCTCTACTCGCTCGGCGGCGGCATCGCGACGCTGGCCTCGAGCCTGCTCTACCGAGGCGACCTCGTCTCCCGCAGCCAGGAGGCGATGCAGCGGCTGTGGGAAGCACTCGGCGAGACAGTCAGCCTCAACATCCGGATCGACTTCCAACGCTTCTGCGTGTCCCAGCTCGAGAGCCCCCGGTCGCTGCGCTACACGCTGCCGCTAGGCACGCCGCTGCCGCTGTACTGCGGCGCGATCGGGAAGACGCTCCTCGCGATGATGGCCGGCGAGGAGATCGAGCGCTATCTCGAGGTGACCCCGCTCGTCCGGTTGGGCCCGAACACGCCCCTGGATCCGACGCGGCTCAGGGAGGAGCTCCGGGACATCCGGGGCCGCGGGTACGCCACCGCCCTGGAGGAGACGGGCCCCGGCGGCGGGGGCGTCGCCGCCCCGATCCTCGACGTCGGCCACCAGTGCGTCGCCGCCCTCGGCGTTTTCGCCCCGGTCAGCCGCATTCCAGTGGAACGACTTCGCGAGATGGGCGAGCTCGTGCTCCGCGAGGCGCGGGCGATCTCCGAGCGCCTCGGGTACCTCACGGCGCCCGCGACGCCACGCGAAGCGTCCCGCGGGCCCGACCCGAGGCTGCCGAACATCCAACCGAGCGTGGGAGCGAGTCATGAATCGACTGCACGTTGA
- a CDS encoding FAD-binding protein, with protein sequence MNRLHVDRVVSLEVLVAGGGGAAARAAVAAAQHGARTGLAVKGAVGRCGSTAVAFGEITQYAAATEPNDSPEQHFQDTVRAGKGLCDERLARVLAEEAPLRLRDLVEWGVKFERLGDKIATTQGFAHRVYRGLALELGLERSLLVPILRQIRARDIPVFEHVMIARILVDGGRVVGALGIDTKAREVVLFSTPAVVLAVGGAHELYATSATSGEMTGDGYAMAEEVGGEFVNMEFVQMGPCAFRPPYTAMAKPLWSLEPRLTNARGEEFLDRYLPKDVSRHDFFQTVEFPFTVHTIGRFLAIATASEVLAGRGTKRGGVFCDLTHLGARTIQDRIPFTHRFYRSHGVDLAKHRVEYAIAAHCFHGGVRINERCETSVPGLYAAGETAGGLRGPQRPAGNSLAEGQVFGYRAGKFAAVHARDAGVPEGKRTAALGRQSPLWPYPAPRDGLAILSLKRKIQRLMSENAMVVKNAATLEVALSGLEQIEKEDLPRLPVTRESLARAVAVKNLVRVGRRIVEASIARKESLGGFYRDDYPVRDA encoded by the coding sequence ATGAATCGACTGCACGTTGACAGGGTCGTATCGCTCGAGGTCCTCGTTGCCGGCGGAGGCGGCGCCGCCGCCCGGGCCGCCGTCGCGGCCGCCCAGCACGGCGCCCGAACGGGTCTGGCGGTGAAGGGCGCCGTGGGCCGCTGCGGGAGCACGGCGGTCGCCTTCGGGGAGATCACGCAGTACGCTGCCGCCACCGAGCCCAACGATTCCCCCGAGCAGCACTTCCAGGACACCGTCCGGGCGGGCAAGGGGCTCTGCGACGAGCGGCTGGCCCGGGTCTTGGCCGAGGAGGCCCCGTTGAGGCTGCGCGACCTCGTCGAGTGGGGCGTGAAGTTCGAGCGCCTCGGCGACAAGATTGCCACGACCCAGGGGTTCGCCCACCGGGTCTATCGGGGGCTCGCGCTCGAGCTGGGGCTCGAGCGGAGCCTGCTCGTCCCCATCCTCCGCCAGATCCGCGCCCGCGACATCCCCGTGTTCGAGCACGTCATGATCGCCCGGATCCTGGTCGACGGGGGCCGCGTCGTCGGCGCCCTCGGGATCGACACGAAGGCCCGGGAGGTAGTCCTCTTCAGCACGCCGGCGGTGGTCCTCGCGGTCGGGGGGGCGCACGAGCTGTACGCGACGAGTGCGACATCGGGCGAGATGACGGGCGACGGCTACGCGATGGCGGAGGAGGTGGGCGGGGAGTTCGTCAACATGGAGTTCGTGCAGATGGGCCCCTGCGCCTTCCGGCCTCCGTACACCGCCATGGCCAAGCCGCTCTGGAGCCTCGAGCCCCGGCTCACCAACGCCCGCGGCGAGGAGTTCCTTGACCGTTACCTCCCGAAGGACGTCAGCCGGCACGACTTCTTCCAGACGGTCGAGTTCCCGTTCACCGTTCATACCATCGGGCGGTTCCTGGCGATCGCCACCGCCAGCGAGGTTCTCGCCGGCCGCGGGACGAAGCGCGGAGGGGTCTTCTGCGACCTCACGCACCTCGGCGCCAGGACCATCCAGGATCGGATCCCGTTCACGCACCGCTTCTACCGCAGCCACGGCGTCGACCTGGCGAAGCACCGCGTGGAGTATGCGATCGCGGCGCACTGCTTCCACGGCGGCGTGAGGATCAATGAGCGGTGCGAGACGAGTGTGCCGGGCCTCTACGCGGCGGGCGAGACCGCTGGCGGCCTGCGGGGCCCACAGCGTCCGGCCGGCAACTCGCTCGCCGAGGGCCAGGTCTTCGGGTATCGGGCGGGGAAGTTCGCCGCCGTCCACGCCAGGGACGCCGGGGTCCCCGAGGGGAAGCGGACGGCGGCGCTCGGCCGGCAGTCGCCCCTCTGGCCTTATCCCGCGCCCCGCGACGGCCTCGCAATTCTCTCCCTCAAGCGCAAGATCCAGCGCCTCATGTCGGAGAACGCGATGGTCGTCAAGAACGCGGCCACGCTGGAGGTCGCCTTGTCCGGCCTCGAGCAGATCGAGAAGGAGGACCTCCCGCGCCTGCCGGTCACGCGCGAGAGCCTCGCCCGCGCCGTCGCCGTCAAGAACCTCGTCAGGGTCGGTCGGCGCATCGTCGAGGCGTCCATCGCGCGCAAGGAAAGCCTGGGCGGGTTCTACCGCGACGACTACCCCGTCCGCGATGCGTAG
- a CDS encoding extracellular solute-binding protein, producing the protein MRRFRVTGLLALTVLIVALVLGAPAGAVAQAKVEIHYWTYFDPAGKDANSVAQAEFIRKFHEKNPDIKVVMDFVPWQKLDELLHQSVAAGKGPDVVGVYNMRLLQHLEAGNLIPLDEYARELASEKGDFLAWEGTVWQGKKWAFFREILVEMLFVRRDLVTAAGAPFPPRTWKQVAQASAAITKEPMWGIMIPLSKKQLANRLMAFFTYYLWGEEGNLVDANGRAAFNSKAGVEAFEYLRDLVDKRRSMPKSVVSLSSEDATMAMANGTAGMMIQNLQRVPRVREGKGIGMNVVVVPVPSNNPSKPAPALVGGYVLGISKSSKHPREAWRFIKHAVSGEAQLVRAKLAQSMPTRRSVYDDPFFATEQADVIRAAREFTEKGVKPFMFPSGYQVMADALADAVQNVMLYNAPIKAELDRAAARYNAEVKK; encoded by the coding sequence ATGAGACGGTTTCGGGTAACAGGGCTGCTCGCGCTCACCGTGCTGATCGTGGCGCTCGTCCTGGGCGCGCCCGCCGGTGCCGTCGCCCAGGCCAAAGTCGAGATCCACTACTGGACCTACTTCGACCCGGCGGGCAAGGACGCCAACTCCGTGGCGCAGGCGGAGTTCATTCGCAAGTTCCACGAGAAGAACCCCGACATCAAGGTCGTCATGGACTTTGTGCCCTGGCAGAAGCTTGACGAGCTGCTGCACCAGTCGGTGGCGGCGGGCAAGGGGCCCGACGTGGTCGGGGTCTACAACATGCGCCTCCTCCAGCACCTCGAGGCCGGGAACCTGATCCCGCTGGACGAGTACGCGCGCGAACTGGCGTCCGAGAAGGGCGACTTCCTCGCCTGGGAGGGGACCGTCTGGCAGGGGAAGAAGTGGGCGTTCTTCCGGGAGATCCTGGTCGAGATGCTCTTCGTGCGAAGGGACCTGGTGACGGCGGCGGGGGCGCCGTTCCCGCCGCGGACCTGGAAGCAGGTGGCGCAGGCGTCGGCGGCGATCACGAAGGAGCCCATGTGGGGGATCATGATCCCTCTGTCCAAGAAGCAGCTCGCCAACCGCCTCATGGCGTTCTTCACCTATTACCTCTGGGGCGAGGAGGGGAACCTCGTCGACGCCAACGGTCGCGCCGCCTTCAACTCCAAGGCGGGTGTCGAGGCGTTCGAGTATCTCCGCGACTTGGTCGACAAGCGCAGGTCCATGCCCAAGAGTGTCGTCTCCCTCTCCTCGGAGGACGCGACGATGGCCATGGCCAACGGCACCGCGGGGATGATGATCCAGAACCTCCAGCGGGTGCCGAGGGTCCGCGAGGGCAAGGGCATCGGGATGAACGTCGTGGTGGTCCCCGTGCCGTCCAACAACCCCAGCAAGCCGGCGCCCGCGCTGGTGGGCGGCTACGTGCTGGGCATCTCGAAGTCCTCGAAGCACCCCCGGGAGGCGTGGCGCTTCATCAAGCACGCGGTGAGCGGGGAGGCGCAGCTCGTCCGGGCCAAGCTCGCCCAGAGCATGCCCACGCGGCGCTCGGTGTACGACGACCCCTTCTTCGCCACCGAGCAGGCGGACGTCATCCGGGCGGCGCGGGAGTTCACCGAGAAGGGCGTCAAGCCGTTCATGTTCCCCAGCGGCTACCAGGTGATGGCCGACGCCCTCGCCGACGCCGTGCAGAACGTCATGCTCTACAACGCGCCCATCAAGGCGGAGCTCGACAGGGCGGCCGCCCGGTACAACGCCGAGGTCAAGAAATAG
- a CDS encoding sugar ABC transporter permease, with amino-acid sequence MPLALDESVRRAPILAATARQRRRQREIFPLSLLAPAVLLVSLVSVLPIVYAIDVSLYRTFYLKRVEFIGLANYLELLRDPAFLNNLVRSLLFVFGSLALAMPLATVLALVLNQDLRARTLFRTIIVLPWIMTQVVVALLWAWLYNMEYGPLNYIIRGLGFGAIEFLSDPGTSMLSLIVANVWRSFPFPMVLVLAALQGVPLEVYEAAWTDGASTIACFFRITLPLIASTLLITTIVLSLQYFNLVTLILVLTAGGPARATETLSLRTFNEGFGYFHVGLASAISVVIFLLNIVFSLLYMKVLRGDEGA; translated from the coding sequence TTGCCCCTCGCCCTCGACGAGTCGGTTCGCCGCGCGCCGATCCTCGCCGCGACCGCCCGACAGCGGCGCAGGCAGCGGGAGATCTTCCCTCTCTCGCTCCTCGCGCCGGCGGTGCTCCTGGTGAGCCTGGTCAGCGTGCTGCCGATCGTCTACGCGATCGACGTGAGCCTCTACAGGACCTTCTACCTCAAGCGCGTGGAGTTCATCGGCCTCGCCAACTACCTCGAACTGCTCCGCGACCCGGCGTTCCTGAACAACCTCGTGCGCTCCCTCCTCTTCGTCTTTGGCTCGCTCGCTCTCGCCATGCCGCTGGCGACGGTCCTCGCGCTGGTCCTGAACCAGGACCTCCGCGCCCGCACGCTCTTCAGGACGATCATCGTGCTGCCGTGGATCATGACGCAGGTCGTCGTCGCGCTGCTGTGGGCCTGGCTCTACAACATGGAGTACGGGCCGCTGAACTACATCATCCGGGGCCTGGGCTTCGGCGCCATCGAGTTCCTGTCCGACCCGGGCACCTCGATGCTCTCGCTGATCGTCGCCAACGTCTGGCGCTCCTTCCCCTTCCCGATGGTCCTCGTCCTGGCCGCGCTGCAGGGGGTGCCCCTGGAGGTGTACGAGGCGGCCTGGACGGACGGCGCCTCGACCATCGCCTGCTTCTTCCGGATCACGCTACCCCTCATCGCCTCGACGCTCCTCATCACGACGATCGTCCTCTCGCTCCAGTACTTCAACCTGGTCACCCTCATCCTGGTGCTCACGGCGGGGGGGCCGGCGCGGGCGACAGAGACGCTCTCGCTTCGCACGTTCAACGAGGGCTTCGGGTACTTTCACGTGGGCCTGGCGTCAGCGATCTCCGTCGTCATCTTCCTCCTGAACATCGTCTTCAGTCTGCTCTACATGAAGGTCCTCAGGGGCGACGAGGGGGCGTGA